The Solea solea chromosome 19, fSolSol10.1, whole genome shotgun sequence genome has a window encoding:
- the nrg1 gene encoding pro-neuregulin-1, membrane-bound isoform isoform X6, giving the protein MTEGMEDLSAGPAPPPGLASPTGSTGDTGQVPEEKPEETEAAGESGEEEGAEGAAEGGADAAAADDDGDGEHVGALGIVALPATCCVCIEVERINSCLHSEKICILPILACLLSLALCTAGLKWVFVDKIFEYEPPTHLDPKPIGQDPIIISVDPTLVLTVSVPHSSPSSTVSLTTTTTSTIAVTPAHPEVLVEEISTRGPLVPRPPQVTQADSSVTLKYNAERTVTPRQIPRPQPTQESNDIIVPSISAFTSTTTKTSSHVTRCSDSKKNYCVNGGECFTLEITPGSTKFLCRCLAGFNGHRCEQAVLKTVSDPKQAEELYQKRILTISGICIALLVVGIMCVVGYCKTKRQRKELHDRLRQSVRNKRNNNTNTGVGPNLATSTRGRRISNLPLQDLQLSNQCNGMSAQHATEKETETTFSMSKYEPTTLTHISSHSWSNDWSNTVLSDTESVSVMSLAEKSQSASQGGRGRLNATGGTRDLSARSNMRRDTLTSDSDLP; this is encoded by the exons ATGACTGAGGGAATGGAGGACCTCTCTGCAGGGCCAGCTCCCCCTCCTGGATTGGCCTCCCCCACCGGCTCCACTGGTGATACCGGACAAGTCCCAGAGGAGAAACCTGAGGAGACGGAGGCAGCTGGTGAGAGCGGGGAAGAGGAAGGTGCTGAGGGAGCTGCAGAGGGAGgcgctgatgctgctgctgctgatgatgatggggaTGGGGAGCATGTGGGGGCTTTGGGAATTGTGGCCTTGCCAGCGACCTGCTGCGTTTGCATCGAGGTGGAACGGATTAACAGTTGCCTGCActcagagaaaatctgcatccTGCCCATCCTGGCCTGTCTGCTCAGCTTAGCCCTCTGCACCGCCGGCCTTAAATGGGTCTTTGTGGATAAGATCTTTGAGTACGAGCCGCCCACCCACTTAGACCCCAAGCCCATTGGACAGGACCCTATAATCATATCAGTTGACCCCACGCTGGTACTGACCGTGTCTGTCCCTCATTCATCTCCATCATCCACCGTGTCCctaaccaccaccaccacctccaccatcGCTGTCACCCCAGCTCATCCTGAGGTGTTAGTGGAGGAGATCTCCACACGAGGGCCGCTCGTGCCCAGGCCTCCACAAGTGACTCAGGCCGATTCTTCCGTCACACTGAAATACAACGCAGAGCGCACCGTCACGCCGAGGCAGATTCCCCGCCCGCAGCCCACACAGGAATCCAATGACATTATCGTCCCGAGCATCT CAGCTTTCACCAGCACCACAACCAAGACCTCGAGTCATGTGACGCGctgcagtgacagcaagaaAAACTACTGCGTTAACGGAGGAGAGTGTTTCACCCTCGAAATCACGCCGGGCAGCACAAAGTTCCTCTGCAG GTGCTTGGCGGGATTCAATGGGCACCGATGTGAACAAGCTGTGCTTAAGACAGTCTCAGACCCAAAAC AAGCTGAGGAGCTGTATCAGAAACGTATTTTAACAATATCAGGAATCTGCATTGCACTCCTAGTCGTTGGAATCATGTGTGTGGTTGGCTACTGCAAAACAAA GAGGCAGAGGAAGGAGCTTCACGACCGCCTGAGGCAGAGCGTGAGGAACAAGAGGAACAACAATACCAATACTGGTGTTGGTCCCAACCTGGCAACCTCCACCAGAGGACGTCGGATTTCTAACTTGCCTCTTCAAGATTTGCAACTCAGCAAC CAGTGTAATGGGATGAGTGCACAGCATGCAACTGAGAAGGAGACAGAAACCACCTTCTCCATGAGCAAATATGAACCCACGACACTCACCCACATCTCCAGCCACAG ctggagTAATGACTGGAGCAACACTGTTCTGTCTGACACTGAGTCTGTCTCGGTGATGTCATTGGCGGAGAAGAGCCAGAGTGCCTCACAGGGCGGCCGGGGTCGTCTGAACGCGACTGGTGGCACCAGAGACTTAAGTGCCCGCTCAAATATGCGCCGAGACACACTCACCTCCGACAGCGACTTGCCTTAA
- the nrg1 gene encoding pro-neuregulin-1, membrane-bound isoform isoform X2: protein MTEGMEDLSAGPAPPPGLASPTGSTGDTGQVPEEKPEETEAAGESGEEEGAEGAAEGGADAAAADDDGDGEHVGALGIVALPATCCVCIEVERINSCLHSEKICILPILACLLSLALCTAGLKWVFVDKIFEYEPPTHLDPKPIGQDPIIISVDPTLVLTVSVPHSSPSSTVSLTTTTTSTIAVTPAHPEVLVEEISTRGPLVPRPPQVTQADSSVTLKYNAERTVTPRQIPRPQPTQESNDIIVPSISAFTSTTTKTSSHVTRCSDSKKNYCVNGGECFTLEITPGSTKFLCRCLAGFNGHRCEQAVLKTVSDPKQAEELYQKRILTISGICIALLVVGIMCVVGYCKTKRQRKELHDRLRQSVRNKRNNNTNTGVGPNLATSTRGRRISNLPLQDLQLSNCNGMSAQHATEKETETTFSMSKYEPTTLTHISSHRFVSAMTQQSPVTSPATPLSPPSEMSAPLSSLAISVPSVALSPSGEEERPLLLSNIRQSHKYSSRDEQKRNSAHYNHGHMVHSLPPSPLFTMEDVDFEVMSDRDDDADHAINNNISDRSNKTALVAHGGGMMQEPRGDHTSFLATGCSTVLLLSATDRGRTNPASSNSDMSVTS, encoded by the exons ATGACTGAGGGAATGGAGGACCTCTCTGCAGGGCCAGCTCCCCCTCCTGGATTGGCCTCCCCCACCGGCTCCACTGGTGATACCGGACAAGTCCCAGAGGAGAAACCTGAGGAGACGGAGGCAGCTGGTGAGAGCGGGGAAGAGGAAGGTGCTGAGGGAGCTGCAGAGGGAGgcgctgatgctgctgctgctgatgatgatggggaTGGGGAGCATGTGGGGGCTTTGGGAATTGTGGCCTTGCCAGCGACCTGCTGCGTTTGCATCGAGGTGGAACGGATTAACAGTTGCCTGCActcagagaaaatctgcatccTGCCCATCCTGGCCTGTCTGCTCAGCTTAGCCCTCTGCACCGCCGGCCTTAAATGGGTCTTTGTGGATAAGATCTTTGAGTACGAGCCGCCCACCCACTTAGACCCCAAGCCCATTGGACAGGACCCTATAATCATATCAGTTGACCCCACGCTGGTACTGACCGTGTCTGTCCCTCATTCATCTCCATCATCCACCGTGTCCctaaccaccaccaccacctccaccatcGCTGTCACCCCAGCTCATCCTGAGGTGTTAGTGGAGGAGATCTCCACACGAGGGCCGCTCGTGCCCAGGCCTCCACAAGTGACTCAGGCCGATTCTTCCGTCACACTGAAATACAACGCAGAGCGCACCGTCACGCCGAGGCAGATTCCCCGCCCGCAGCCCACACAGGAATCCAATGACATTATCGTCCCGAGCATCT CAGCTTTCACCAGCACCACAACCAAGACCTCGAGTCATGTGACGCGctgcagtgacagcaagaaAAACTACTGCGTTAACGGAGGAGAGTGTTTCACCCTCGAAATCACGCCGGGCAGCACAAAGTTCCTCTGCAG GTGCTTGGCGGGATTCAATGGGCACCGATGTGAACAAGCTGTGCTTAAGACAGTCTCAGACCCAAAAC AAGCTGAGGAGCTGTATCAGAAACGTATTTTAACAATATCAGGAATCTGCATTGCACTCCTAGTCGTTGGAATCATGTGTGTGGTTGGCTACTGCAAAACAAA GAGGCAGAGGAAGGAGCTTCACGACCGCCTGAGGCAGAGCGTGAGGAACAAGAGGAACAACAATACCAATACTGGTGTTGGTCCCAACCTGGCAACCTCCACCAGAGGACGTCGGATTTCTAACTTGCCTCTTCAAGATTTGCAACTCAGCAAC TGTAATGGGATGAGTGCACAGCATGCAACTGAGAAGGAGACAGAAACCACCTTCTCCATGAGCAAATATGAACCCACGACACTCACCCACATCTCCAGCCACAG GTTCGTGTCAGCGATGACTCAACAGTCCCCCGTGACCTCACCTGCGACTCCACTGTCTCCTCCGTCAGAGATGTCTGCCCCTCTGTCCAGTCTAGCCATCTCTGTCCCCTCAGTGGCCCTGAGCCCCTCCGGCGAGGaggagcgccccctgctgctgtcaAACATACGCCAGTCTCACAAGTACTCGAGCCGTGACGAGCAGAAGAGGAACTCCGCCCACTATAACCACGGTCACATGGTGCACAGCTTACCGCCCAGCCCGCTGTTCACCATGGAAGATGTTGACTTTGAGGTCATGAGTGACCGTGACGATGACGCAGACCATGcgataaacaacaacatcagtgaCCGCAGCAACAAAACGGCACTAGTTGCTCACGGTGGCGGCATGATGCAGGAGCCCCGGGGTGACCACACGTCCTTCCTCGCCACAGGGTGCTCCACAGTCCTGCTGCTCAGCGCCACAGACAGAGGCAGGACTAACCCAGCATCGTCAAACAGTGACATGAGCGTGACATCATGA
- the nrg1 gene encoding pro-neuregulin-1, membrane-bound isoform isoform X5: MTEGMEDLSAGPAPPPGLASPTGSTGDTGQVPEEKPEETEAAGESGEEEGAEGAAEGGADAAAADDDGDGEHVGALGIVALPATCCVCIEVERINSCLHSEKICILPILACLLSLALCTAGLKWVFVDKIFEYEPPTHLDPKPIGQDPIIISVDPTLVLTVSVPHSSPSSTVSLTTTTTSTIAVTPAHPEVLVEEISTRGPLVPRPPQVTQADSSVTLKYNAERTVTPRQIPRPQPTQESNDIIVPSISAFTSTTTKTSSHVTRCSDSKKNYCVNGGECFTLEITPGSTKFLCRRQRKELHDRLRQSVRNKRNNNTNTGVGPNLATSTRGRRISNLPLQDLQLSNQCNGMSAQHATEKETETTFSMSKYEPTTLTHISSHRFVSAMTQQSPVTSPATPLSPPSEMSAPLSSLAISVPSVALSPSGEEERPLLLSNIRQSHKYSSRDEQKRNSAHYNHGHMVHSLPPSPLFTMEDVDFEVMSDRDDDADHAINNNISDRSNKTALVAHGGGMMQEPRGDHTSFLATGCSTVLLLSATDRGRTNPASSNSDMSVTS; the protein is encoded by the exons ATGACTGAGGGAATGGAGGACCTCTCTGCAGGGCCAGCTCCCCCTCCTGGATTGGCCTCCCCCACCGGCTCCACTGGTGATACCGGACAAGTCCCAGAGGAGAAACCTGAGGAGACGGAGGCAGCTGGTGAGAGCGGGGAAGAGGAAGGTGCTGAGGGAGCTGCAGAGGGAGgcgctgatgctgctgctgctgatgatgatggggaTGGGGAGCATGTGGGGGCTTTGGGAATTGTGGCCTTGCCAGCGACCTGCTGCGTTTGCATCGAGGTGGAACGGATTAACAGTTGCCTGCActcagagaaaatctgcatccTGCCCATCCTGGCCTGTCTGCTCAGCTTAGCCCTCTGCACCGCCGGCCTTAAATGGGTCTTTGTGGATAAGATCTTTGAGTACGAGCCGCCCACCCACTTAGACCCCAAGCCCATTGGACAGGACCCTATAATCATATCAGTTGACCCCACGCTGGTACTGACCGTGTCTGTCCCTCATTCATCTCCATCATCCACCGTGTCCctaaccaccaccaccacctccaccatcGCTGTCACCCCAGCTCATCCTGAGGTGTTAGTGGAGGAGATCTCCACACGAGGGCCGCTCGTGCCCAGGCCTCCACAAGTGACTCAGGCCGATTCTTCCGTCACACTGAAATACAACGCAGAGCGCACCGTCACGCCGAGGCAGATTCCCCGCCCGCAGCCCACACAGGAATCCAATGACATTATCGTCCCGAGCATCT CAGCTTTCACCAGCACCACAACCAAGACCTCGAGTCATGTGACGCGctgcagtgacagcaagaaAAACTACTGCGTTAACGGAGGAGAGTGTTTCACCCTCGAAATCACGCCGGGCAGCACAAAGTTCCTCTGCAG GAGGCAGAGGAAGGAGCTTCACGACCGCCTGAGGCAGAGCGTGAGGAACAAGAGGAACAACAATACCAATACTGGTGTTGGTCCCAACCTGGCAACCTCCACCAGAGGACGTCGGATTTCTAACTTGCCTCTTCAAGATTTGCAACTCAGCAAC CAGTGTAATGGGATGAGTGCACAGCATGCAACTGAGAAGGAGACAGAAACCACCTTCTCCATGAGCAAATATGAACCCACGACACTCACCCACATCTCCAGCCACAG GTTCGTGTCAGCGATGACTCAACAGTCCCCCGTGACCTCACCTGCGACTCCACTGTCTCCTCCGTCAGAGATGTCTGCCCCTCTGTCCAGTCTAGCCATCTCTGTCCCCTCAGTGGCCCTGAGCCCCTCCGGCGAGGaggagcgccccctgctgctgtcaAACATACGCCAGTCTCACAAGTACTCGAGCCGTGACGAGCAGAAGAGGAACTCCGCCCACTATAACCACGGTCACATGGTGCACAGCTTACCGCCCAGCCCGCTGTTCACCATGGAAGATGTTGACTTTGAGGTCATGAGTGACCGTGACGATGACGCAGACCATGcgataaacaacaacatcagtgaCCGCAGCAACAAAACGGCACTAGTTGCTCACGGTGGCGGCATGATGCAGGAGCCCCGGGGTGACCACACGTCCTTCCTCGCCACAGGGTGCTCCACAGTCCTGCTGCTCAGCGCCACAGACAGAGGCAGGACTAACCCAGCATCGTCAAACAGTGACATGAGCGTGACATCATGA
- the nrg1 gene encoding pro-neuregulin-1, membrane-bound isoform isoform X1 — protein MTEGMEDLSAGPAPPPGLASPTGSTGDTGQVPEEKPEETEAAGESGEEEGAEGAAEGGADAAAADDDGDGEHVGALGIVALPATCCVCIEVERINSCLHSEKICILPILACLLSLALCTAGLKWVFVDKIFEYEPPTHLDPKPIGQDPIIISVDPTLVLTVSVPHSSPSSTVSLTTTTTSTIAVTPAHPEVLVEEISTRGPLVPRPPQVTQADSSVTLKYNAERTVTPRQIPRPQPTQESNDIIVPSISAFTSTTTKTSSHVTRCSDSKKNYCVNGGECFTLEITPGSTKFLCRCLAGFNGHRCEQAVLKTVSDPKQAEELYQKRILTISGICIALLVVGIMCVVGYCKTKRQRKELHDRLRQSVRNKRNNNTNTGVGPNLATSTRGRRISNLPLQDLQLSNQCNGMSAQHATEKETETTFSMSKYEPTTLTHISSHRFVSAMTQQSPVTSPATPLSPPSEMSAPLSSLAISVPSVALSPSGEEERPLLLSNIRQSHKYSSRDEQKRNSAHYNHGHMVHSLPPSPLFTMEDVDFEVMSDRDDDADHAINNNISDRSNKTALVAHGGGMMQEPRGDHTSFLATGCSTVLLLSATDRGRTNPASSNSDMSVTS, from the exons ATGACTGAGGGAATGGAGGACCTCTCTGCAGGGCCAGCTCCCCCTCCTGGATTGGCCTCCCCCACCGGCTCCACTGGTGATACCGGACAAGTCCCAGAGGAGAAACCTGAGGAGACGGAGGCAGCTGGTGAGAGCGGGGAAGAGGAAGGTGCTGAGGGAGCTGCAGAGGGAGgcgctgatgctgctgctgctgatgatgatggggaTGGGGAGCATGTGGGGGCTTTGGGAATTGTGGCCTTGCCAGCGACCTGCTGCGTTTGCATCGAGGTGGAACGGATTAACAGTTGCCTGCActcagagaaaatctgcatccTGCCCATCCTGGCCTGTCTGCTCAGCTTAGCCCTCTGCACCGCCGGCCTTAAATGGGTCTTTGTGGATAAGATCTTTGAGTACGAGCCGCCCACCCACTTAGACCCCAAGCCCATTGGACAGGACCCTATAATCATATCAGTTGACCCCACGCTGGTACTGACCGTGTCTGTCCCTCATTCATCTCCATCATCCACCGTGTCCctaaccaccaccaccacctccaccatcGCTGTCACCCCAGCTCATCCTGAGGTGTTAGTGGAGGAGATCTCCACACGAGGGCCGCTCGTGCCCAGGCCTCCACAAGTGACTCAGGCCGATTCTTCCGTCACACTGAAATACAACGCAGAGCGCACCGTCACGCCGAGGCAGATTCCCCGCCCGCAGCCCACACAGGAATCCAATGACATTATCGTCCCGAGCATCT CAGCTTTCACCAGCACCACAACCAAGACCTCGAGTCATGTGACGCGctgcagtgacagcaagaaAAACTACTGCGTTAACGGAGGAGAGTGTTTCACCCTCGAAATCACGCCGGGCAGCACAAAGTTCCTCTGCAG GTGCTTGGCGGGATTCAATGGGCACCGATGTGAACAAGCTGTGCTTAAGACAGTCTCAGACCCAAAAC AAGCTGAGGAGCTGTATCAGAAACGTATTTTAACAATATCAGGAATCTGCATTGCACTCCTAGTCGTTGGAATCATGTGTGTGGTTGGCTACTGCAAAACAAA GAGGCAGAGGAAGGAGCTTCACGACCGCCTGAGGCAGAGCGTGAGGAACAAGAGGAACAACAATACCAATACTGGTGTTGGTCCCAACCTGGCAACCTCCACCAGAGGACGTCGGATTTCTAACTTGCCTCTTCAAGATTTGCAACTCAGCAAC CAGTGTAATGGGATGAGTGCACAGCATGCAACTGAGAAGGAGACAGAAACCACCTTCTCCATGAGCAAATATGAACCCACGACACTCACCCACATCTCCAGCCACAG GTTCGTGTCAGCGATGACTCAACAGTCCCCCGTGACCTCACCTGCGACTCCACTGTCTCCTCCGTCAGAGATGTCTGCCCCTCTGTCCAGTCTAGCCATCTCTGTCCCCTCAGTGGCCCTGAGCCCCTCCGGCGAGGaggagcgccccctgctgctgtcaAACATACGCCAGTCTCACAAGTACTCGAGCCGTGACGAGCAGAAGAGGAACTCCGCCCACTATAACCACGGTCACATGGTGCACAGCTTACCGCCCAGCCCGCTGTTCACCATGGAAGATGTTGACTTTGAGGTCATGAGTGACCGTGACGATGACGCAGACCATGcgataaacaacaacatcagtgaCCGCAGCAACAAAACGGCACTAGTTGCTCACGGTGGCGGCATGATGCAGGAGCCCCGGGGTGACCACACGTCCTTCCTCGCCACAGGGTGCTCCACAGTCCTGCTGCTCAGCGCCACAGACAGAGGCAGGACTAACCCAGCATCGTCAAACAGTGACATGAGCGTGACATCATGA
- the nrg1 gene encoding pro-neuregulin-1, membrane-bound isoform isoform X3 translates to MTEGMEDLSAGPAPPPGLASPTGSTGDTGQVPEEKPEETEAAGESGEEEGAEGAAEGGADAAAADDDGDGEHVGALGIVALPATCCVCIEVERINSCLHSEKICILPILACLLSLALCTAGLKWVFVDKIFEYEPPTHLDPKPIGQDPIIISVDPTLVLTVSVPHSSPSSTVSLTTTTTSTIAVTPAHPEVLVEEISTRGPLVPRPPQVTQADSSVTLKYNAERTVTPRQIPRPQPTQESNDIIVPSISFTSTTTKTSSHVTRCSDSKKNYCVNGGECFTLEITPGSTKFLCRCLAGFNGHRCEQAVLKTVSDPKQAEELYQKRILTISGICIALLVVGIMCVVGYCKTKRQRKELHDRLRQSVRNKRNNNTNTGVGPNLATSTRGRRISNLPLQDLQLSNQCNGMSAQHATEKETETTFSMSKYEPTTLTHISSHRFVSAMTQQSPVTSPATPLSPPSEMSAPLSSLAISVPSVALSPSGEEERPLLLSNIRQSHKYSSRDEQKRNSAHYNHGHMVHSLPPSPLFTMEDVDFEVMSDRDDDADHAINNNISDRSNKTALVAHGGGMMQEPRGDHTSFLATGCSTVLLLSATDRGRTNPASSNSDMSVTS, encoded by the exons ATGACTGAGGGAATGGAGGACCTCTCTGCAGGGCCAGCTCCCCCTCCTGGATTGGCCTCCCCCACCGGCTCCACTGGTGATACCGGACAAGTCCCAGAGGAGAAACCTGAGGAGACGGAGGCAGCTGGTGAGAGCGGGGAAGAGGAAGGTGCTGAGGGAGCTGCAGAGGGAGgcgctgatgctgctgctgctgatgatgatggggaTGGGGAGCATGTGGGGGCTTTGGGAATTGTGGCCTTGCCAGCGACCTGCTGCGTTTGCATCGAGGTGGAACGGATTAACAGTTGCCTGCActcagagaaaatctgcatccTGCCCATCCTGGCCTGTCTGCTCAGCTTAGCCCTCTGCACCGCCGGCCTTAAATGGGTCTTTGTGGATAAGATCTTTGAGTACGAGCCGCCCACCCACTTAGACCCCAAGCCCATTGGACAGGACCCTATAATCATATCAGTTGACCCCACGCTGGTACTGACCGTGTCTGTCCCTCATTCATCTCCATCATCCACCGTGTCCctaaccaccaccaccacctccaccatcGCTGTCACCCCAGCTCATCCTGAGGTGTTAGTGGAGGAGATCTCCACACGAGGGCCGCTCGTGCCCAGGCCTCCACAAGTGACTCAGGCCGATTCTTCCGTCACACTGAAATACAACGCAGAGCGCACCGTCACGCCGAGGCAGATTCCCCGCCCGCAGCCCACACAGGAATCCAATGACATTATCGTCCCGAGCATCT CTTTCACCAGCACCACAACCAAGACCTCGAGTCATGTGACGCGctgcagtgacagcaagaaAAACTACTGCGTTAACGGAGGAGAGTGTTTCACCCTCGAAATCACGCCGGGCAGCACAAAGTTCCTCTGCAG GTGCTTGGCGGGATTCAATGGGCACCGATGTGAACAAGCTGTGCTTAAGACAGTCTCAGACCCAAAAC AAGCTGAGGAGCTGTATCAGAAACGTATTTTAACAATATCAGGAATCTGCATTGCACTCCTAGTCGTTGGAATCATGTGTGTGGTTGGCTACTGCAAAACAAA GAGGCAGAGGAAGGAGCTTCACGACCGCCTGAGGCAGAGCGTGAGGAACAAGAGGAACAACAATACCAATACTGGTGTTGGTCCCAACCTGGCAACCTCCACCAGAGGACGTCGGATTTCTAACTTGCCTCTTCAAGATTTGCAACTCAGCAAC CAGTGTAATGGGATGAGTGCACAGCATGCAACTGAGAAGGAGACAGAAACCACCTTCTCCATGAGCAAATATGAACCCACGACACTCACCCACATCTCCAGCCACAG GTTCGTGTCAGCGATGACTCAACAGTCCCCCGTGACCTCACCTGCGACTCCACTGTCTCCTCCGTCAGAGATGTCTGCCCCTCTGTCCAGTCTAGCCATCTCTGTCCCCTCAGTGGCCCTGAGCCCCTCCGGCGAGGaggagcgccccctgctgctgtcaAACATACGCCAGTCTCACAAGTACTCGAGCCGTGACGAGCAGAAGAGGAACTCCGCCCACTATAACCACGGTCACATGGTGCACAGCTTACCGCCCAGCCCGCTGTTCACCATGGAAGATGTTGACTTTGAGGTCATGAGTGACCGTGACGATGACGCAGACCATGcgataaacaacaacatcagtgaCCGCAGCAACAAAACGGCACTAGTTGCTCACGGTGGCGGCATGATGCAGGAGCCCCGGGGTGACCACACGTCCTTCCTCGCCACAGGGTGCTCCACAGTCCTGCTGCTCAGCGCCACAGACAGAGGCAGGACTAACCCAGCATCGTCAAACAGTGACATGAGCGTGACATCATGA
- the nrg1 gene encoding pro-neuregulin-1, membrane-bound isoform isoform X4, which yields MTEGMEDLSAGPAPPPGLASPTGSTGDTGQVPEEKPEETEAAGESGEEEGAEGAAEGGADAAAADDDGDGEHVGALGIVALPATCCVCIEVERINSCLHSEKICILPILACLLSLALCTAGLKWVFVDKIFEYEPPTHLDPKPIGQDPIIISVDPTLVLTVSVPHSSPSSTVSLTTTTTSTIAVTPAHPEVLVEEISTRGPLVPRPPQVTQADSSVTLKYNAERTVTPRQIPRPQPTQESNDIIVPSISAFTSTTTKTSSHVTRCSDSKKNYCVNGGECFTLEITPGSTKFLCRCPNEFTGDRCQNYVMASFYKAEELYQKRILTISGICIALLVVGIMCVVGYCKTKRQRKELHDRLRQSVRNKRNNNTNTGVGPNLATSTRGRRISNLPLQDLQLSNQCNGMSAQHATEKETETTFSMSKYEPTTLTHISSHRFVSAMTQQSPVTSPATPLSPPSEMSAPLSSLAISVPSVALSPSGEEERPLLLSNIRQSHKYSSRDEQKRNSAHYNHGHMVHSLPPSPLFTMEDVDFEVMSDRDDDADHAINNNISDRSNKTALVAHGGGMMQEPRGDHTSFLATGCSTVLLLSATDRGRTNPASSNSDMSVTS from the exons ATGACTGAGGGAATGGAGGACCTCTCTGCAGGGCCAGCTCCCCCTCCTGGATTGGCCTCCCCCACCGGCTCCACTGGTGATACCGGACAAGTCCCAGAGGAGAAACCTGAGGAGACGGAGGCAGCTGGTGAGAGCGGGGAAGAGGAAGGTGCTGAGGGAGCTGCAGAGGGAGgcgctgatgctgctgctgctgatgatgatggggaTGGGGAGCATGTGGGGGCTTTGGGAATTGTGGCCTTGCCAGCGACCTGCTGCGTTTGCATCGAGGTGGAACGGATTAACAGTTGCCTGCActcagagaaaatctgcatccTGCCCATCCTGGCCTGTCTGCTCAGCTTAGCCCTCTGCACCGCCGGCCTTAAATGGGTCTTTGTGGATAAGATCTTTGAGTACGAGCCGCCCACCCACTTAGACCCCAAGCCCATTGGACAGGACCCTATAATCATATCAGTTGACCCCACGCTGGTACTGACCGTGTCTGTCCCTCATTCATCTCCATCATCCACCGTGTCCctaaccaccaccaccacctccaccatcGCTGTCACCCCAGCTCATCCTGAGGTGTTAGTGGAGGAGATCTCCACACGAGGGCCGCTCGTGCCCAGGCCTCCACAAGTGACTCAGGCCGATTCTTCCGTCACACTGAAATACAACGCAGAGCGCACCGTCACGCCGAGGCAGATTCCCCGCCCGCAGCCCACACAGGAATCCAATGACATTATCGTCCCGAGCATCT CAGCTTTCACCAGCACCACAACCAAGACCTCGAGTCATGTGACGCGctgcagtgacagcaagaaAAACTACTGCGTTAACGGAGGAGAGTGTTTCACCCTCGAAATCACGCCGGGCAGCACAAAGTTCCTCTGCAG GTGTCCAAATGAATTTACCGGCGATCGCTGCCAAAACTATGTAATGGCCAGCTTTTACA AAGCTGAGGAGCTGTATCAGAAACGTATTTTAACAATATCAGGAATCTGCATTGCACTCCTAGTCGTTGGAATCATGTGTGTGGTTGGCTACTGCAAAACAAA GAGGCAGAGGAAGGAGCTTCACGACCGCCTGAGGCAGAGCGTGAGGAACAAGAGGAACAACAATACCAATACTGGTGTTGGTCCCAACCTGGCAACCTCCACCAGAGGACGTCGGATTTCTAACTTGCCTCTTCAAGATTTGCAACTCAGCAAC CAGTGTAATGGGATGAGTGCACAGCATGCAACTGAGAAGGAGACAGAAACCACCTTCTCCATGAGCAAATATGAACCCACGACACTCACCCACATCTCCAGCCACAG GTTCGTGTCAGCGATGACTCAACAGTCCCCCGTGACCTCACCTGCGACTCCACTGTCTCCTCCGTCAGAGATGTCTGCCCCTCTGTCCAGTCTAGCCATCTCTGTCCCCTCAGTGGCCCTGAGCCCCTCCGGCGAGGaggagcgccccctgctgctgtcaAACATACGCCAGTCTCACAAGTACTCGAGCCGTGACGAGCAGAAGAGGAACTCCGCCCACTATAACCACGGTCACATGGTGCACAGCTTACCGCCCAGCCCGCTGTTCACCATGGAAGATGTTGACTTTGAGGTCATGAGTGACCGTGACGATGACGCAGACCATGcgataaacaacaacatcagtgaCCGCAGCAACAAAACGGCACTAGTTGCTCACGGTGGCGGCATGATGCAGGAGCCCCGGGGTGACCACACGTCCTTCCTCGCCACAGGGTGCTCCACAGTCCTGCTGCTCAGCGCCACAGACAGAGGCAGGACTAACCCAGCATCGTCAAACAGTGACATGAGCGTGACATCATGA